CTTGAAAAGAGGAGGAGCTTTGGGGAGTCTTGTCATCCTATGACAAAGCGCATTCACCTCTCAGCGCGGGGCGCTCGGAATCTTCCTGTTTTGGCGATTCGGGTGCTTTCGTTTCAAAATGGCCCGATTCCTGTATAGGGTAGAGCATGCGTATTGTTCGTCTATTATCCGAATCCGGTCCATGCTATGCCGTGGAACGGGAAGGGCACTACTCCCTCTGTACGGGGTCACTGGCCGAAGGTTTTACACCGACGGATGTTCCGGTGGAGTCGCTCGGCCTGTTGGCTCCGGTCGAGCCGACGGTGATTTTTGCCATCGGGCTGAACTACCGCGAGCATGCGGAGGAAATGAGCAAGCCGATTCCGGAGTACCCGGTTGTCACGATGAAGAACCTGTCCAGTTTGCAGGCTCCCGGCGGGGCCATCGAACTGCCGGTGCATTTGCCCAGCGATCAGGTGGACTACGAGTGCGAGTTGGCGGTTGTGATCGGGAAGCCCTGTAAAAATGCGAGCAAGGAGACCGCGCTCGACTATGTCGCCGGGTATACTGCCGCGAATGACGTCAGTGCGCGTGACTGGCAGCAGATTTACAGCGGGGGGCAGTGGTGCAAGGGGAAGTCGTTCGATACCTTCTGTCCGCTGGGGCCGGCCTTGGTCACTGCCGATGAAATTCCCGATCCGGACAATCTGGTCATCCGTACGGAACTGAACGGCGAATGTGTGCAGGCCTCCAATACCTCGGATATGATCTTCTCCGTCGCCGAGCTCATTGCCTTCCTCAGCGGCAGTATGACCTTGCCCGCCGGTACATTGATCCTGACCGGTACGCCGCCCGGAGTGGGCATCGCCCGGAAGCCGCAGCGTTTTCTTCAGGCGGGCGACGAAGTGACGATCGAAATCGAGAAGATTGGTCGTCTGACGAATCCCGTTGTTCTGGAACCGATGTGCTGACTAGCGACCGATTTTGCGTCTGACACATGACTGCCCCCGGCTCACATAAGCTTTACCACGGCGAGGACCGTTTTGCCTGGCATGCCTTGCGCTGGCCCGCATTTTCCGCCTTTGCGGAAAGTCAGGGCATTGCGATTCTTCCGGTCTACTCGATTGCCGACTGGGCGTTGGGGCGACCACTGGATGTCGAAGAGGTCCTGGGGGCCTGTCTGCTGGATCGCGCCTTGCAGTTGAAGCCGGACCAAGCGTCCTTCCGCGTGTTACCGCCGCTACGGATCACGCCGCGGCAGTCCTGTGGCACTTGTTTCGGAATGGATATCGAGGCCGCCCATCGAGTCCTGGAAGAAACGATTGTTTCGGCTTCGGCCTGCGGGGTCCGGCGCTTTGTCCTGTTCAACACCAGTCCCTTTCTTGAGGAATGGATCGATGTGGCTGCCCGGGATCTACGGGTCACTCACGATCTCCAGGTCTTCTGTGTGAACCTGAGCGGGCTGGGCTTGGACTTTCATCCGCAGCGGAGCGGCGACCGCTCGTTGCTCCAGAAGATCCTGACCGAATTACTGGGCAGTGATGCCGAGCCGGAGCCTGTCTATTCGGCTGGTGAACTGGATC
The nucleotide sequence above comes from Coraliomargarita parva. Encoded proteins:
- a CDS encoding fumarylacetoacetate hydrolase family protein codes for the protein MRIVRLLSESGPCYAVEREGHYSLCTGSLAEGFTPTDVPVESLGLLAPVEPTVIFAIGLNYREHAEEMSKPIPEYPVVTMKNLSSLQAPGGAIELPVHLPSDQVDYECELAVVIGKPCKNASKETALDYVAGYTAANDVSARDWQQIYSGGQWCKGKSFDTFCPLGPALVTADEIPDPDNLVIRTELNGECVQASNTSDMIFSVAELIAFLSGSMTLPAGTLILTGTPPGVGIARKPQRFLQAGDEVTIEIEKIGRLTNPVVLEPMC